CCAGACTATGAACAAGTTTGCCAGGCAAAATGCTTGGAATCTGGCCGATTGTACGTTGGTGGTCACGCTTGAGCCATGCCCGATGTGCGCAGGAGCCGCTCTGCAGACACATGTTGGGCGGATTGTGTTCGGCGCGTGGGACGCCAAGCTGGGTGCATGCGGCTCGGTCTGGGATATTCCGCGTGATCCCCATGTCGGTGCTCGCCCCGAGGTGGTCGGCGGGGTGCGCGAGGCTGAGTGTGCGCAAGTGCTCGCCGATTTTTTCGTCTGTCGTCGTAAATGATTCAATTATCGAACCCGTTGACAGCCGTTCCGGCAAATAAATCATAGAAATCGTTCATCATCGTGTGAAATTGCCTCATTATAAGAGATGTTGGTGCCACCAAGTTGCTCTTTTTTGAGGGAATTGCCTTCATAATGTGCGTTTTTGGGGGTCTTGGTGCACCAAGACCCCCAAAAAACGACGAAATTCACACTTATTCTTTCAAAACGGCCTGCTTGGTGGCACCAACATACTGAAATGTTGGAAATGTTGTTTACAAGAGGATGGCATACGCGGGGTAGTGGCTGTACGAGCAGTGAGTTATTTGCGTGACGGCAACGGCGCGATGCCGGGCGTGATCTTCAGGGCGGTCCAAGCGGAGCGCAACATAATGACGAAAAGATAGGCCGCAAGCAGATATGAGCCAACTTTTGCCGAGACAAACGCGGCAACCCAAGCTCCCAGCGGCGTGGCACAAGCCGCTGCAATGCCAATGATCAAGCCGTTCTTGAGATGCACCAATCCGCGCTTCCAATTGGCGATGGTGCCGGTGATGGCGCTGGGGAACATGGCCAGCAGCGAGGTGCCACGGGCGATGAGGTCGCTTGCTCCGAACAGCAGTGAAAGCGCCGGCACGGTGACGGCCCCGCCGCCGATGCCCAGCAGCGCTGAAAGTACGCCGATGAAAATGCCAAGCAGCACAAGCAGAATGCCCTTGATCGCGGTCAGATGGATACTGGAGTTGCGCGAAGGCGTCAGCACCAGTTGGCTGACT
The window above is part of the Bifidobacterium sp. ESL0704 genome. Proteins encoded here:
- a CDS encoding nucleoside deaminase, giving the protein MDAALDLAREAADVGEVPVGAVVLDGDGVVIGRGRNRREADGDPLAHAEVMALREAADSRKSRMNEGAGHARSNDDDSRDDQTMNKFARQNAWNLADCTLVVTLEPCPMCAGAALQTHVGRIVFGAWDAKLGACGSVWDIPRDPHVGARPEVVGGVREAECAQVLADFFVCRRK
- a CDS encoding sulfite exporter TauE/SafE family protein, with translation MIVVGLIAGFFSGLFGIGGGSIIVPVLVWLGMTQRHAAATSLAAIIPLSISGVVSYAMSGHVDWIAALLMVVGTIIGSQIGSWLLSRLSEVFLRWFFVVFLAFVLVSQLVLTPSRNSSIHLTAIKGILLVLLGIFIGVLSALLGIGGGAVTVPALSLLFGASDLIARGTSLLAMFPSAITGTIANWKRGLVHLKNGLIIGIAAACATPLGAWVAAFVSAKVGSYLLAAYLFVIMLRSAWTALKITPGIAPLPSRK